One Verrucomicrobiaceae bacterium genomic window carries:
- a CDS encoding GldG family protein: protein MPENSPEPEKTAIEAKTAPQGGMPRRFGIGVNVLVQVFLTLLIFVGINRLNYRYYTRFDLSPTQSFTLSDSTKNILSTLSRDVTIYMVFARDSKIFGEVSSLLEEYRLHGRQRIKLRTIDPVRDIERAENLKAETGLSLAQNGILLISGSNKRFIIEDELVVREAGIGTEKKITEFRGEDAVTSALANVLEGKMRRFYYITSKGSRSDAAVTESLEAIVEIGRQQNFEVLAISLSDVASLTAHADGIIMIGAKYDLTERELRMLDDYWNSNRTGILMLLDPNRITKNLDLWLAANGVKPRRDRVLMARSTSAGAKKEFSVQALFSREVSFTQHLANNITNIAGQSESLELSSGESNPTLKEKNIVVNPVLRADDFYWGETNYYDELPVADESEDTLPPVYVGASVERGAAPDASKRVESSRMVVVGNPTLLDKSSMLAVNRDFVAASLNWIINRENLIGITSKPKRSYRIQLTPKQHDVIFWITSLAMPGVILALGMAIWAGRRAA from the coding sequence ATGCCTGAAAACTCACCAGAGCCTGAAAAGACCGCCATAGAGGCCAAAACGGCCCCTCAGGGCGGTATGCCGCGCCGTTTCGGCATCGGCGTCAATGTGCTGGTGCAGGTGTTTTTGACGCTGCTGATCTTTGTGGGCATCAATCGGCTCAATTATCGCTACTACACGCGTTTCGACCTCAGTCCGACGCAGAGCTTCACTCTCAGTGACTCGACCAAGAATATCCTTTCGACTCTATCGCGTGATGTGACCATTTACATGGTCTTTGCTCGTGATTCGAAGATCTTCGGTGAGGTGAGCTCGCTGCTCGAAGAGTATCGGCTGCATGGTCGGCAGCGCATCAAACTGCGCACTATCGACCCGGTGCGTGACATTGAGCGTGCGGAGAATCTGAAAGCGGAAACGGGCCTCTCCCTGGCCCAAAATGGCATTCTGCTCATCTCTGGCTCCAATAAGCGTTTCATTATAGAGGACGAGCTCGTCGTCCGAGAGGCGGGGATCGGCACCGAGAAAAAAATCACCGAATTCCGTGGTGAGGATGCCGTCACCTCGGCGCTGGCAAATGTGCTGGAAGGAAAAATGCGCCGTTTTTATTACATCACCAGCAAGGGCTCACGCTCCGATGCGGCGGTGACAGAATCCCTGGAGGCTATTGTCGAAATCGGTCGCCAGCAGAACTTTGAAGTGCTGGCGATAAGCCTGAGTGATGTCGCGAGCCTCACCGCCCACGCAGATGGCATCATCATGATCGGTGCGAAGTATGATCTGACCGAGCGTGAGCTACGCATGCTGGACGATTATTGGAATAGCAATCGCACGGGCATCCTCATGCTGCTGGACCCGAACCGCATCACCAAGAATCTGGACCTCTGGCTGGCTGCCAATGGTGTGAAGCCACGCCGTGACCGTGTGCTTATGGCCCGCAGCACGAGTGCTGGAGCGAAGAAGGAGTTCAGTGTGCAGGCTCTTTTCTCTCGCGAAGTCAGCTTTACCCAGCATCTGGCCAATAATATCACGAACATCGCAGGCCAATCGGAGTCCCTAGAGCTCTCTAGCGGTGAATCGAACCCAACTTTGAAGGAGAAAAATATCGTCGTGAATCCTGTGCTGCGTGCCGATGACTTCTACTGGGGGGAGACGAACTATTATGATGAGCTGCCCGTCGCCGATGAGAGTGAGGATACACTGCCGCCAGTCTATGTCGGTGCCAGTGTCGAGCGCGGAGCCGCTCCCGATGCGAGCAAGCGTGTGGAAAGCTCACGCATGGTCGTGGTGGGCAATCCGACTCTGCTGGATAAGTCCTCCATGCTCGCAGTGAACCGCGATTTCGTCGCGGCGAGCCTGAACTGGATCATCAATCGTGAAAACCTCATTGGTATCACTTCCAAACCGAAGCGGTCTTATCGCATCCAGCTTACGCCGAAGCAGCATGATGTGATTTTCTGGATCACATCGCTGGCGATGCCTGGAGTCATCCTGGCACTGGGCATGGCGATCTGGGCAGGCCGCCGTGCAGCTTAG